A window from Dehalobacter sp. DCA encodes these proteins:
- a CDS encoding DUF192 domain-containing protein, whose product MKELTVFNQRIQKNLGTVLLADTFFTRLRGLLGTRQLDDFHGMLINPCNQVHMIGMRYPLSVWFVSKDLKIVKIIDNLSPKKVSPCIKDAAFVLEFPHNWADFTGSMEGDKLEIQF is encoded by the coding sequence ATGAAAGAGTTAACTGTTTTCAACCAAAGAATACAAAAGAATCTTGGGACGGTTCTACTGGCAGACACCTTTTTCACCAGACTGAGAGGTCTGCTGGGAACCAGGCAATTGGATGATTTTCATGGTATGTTGATTAATCCCTGCAACCAGGTCCACATGATCGGGATGCGCTATCCCCTCTCTGTCTGGTTTGTCAGCAAGGATCTGAAAATTGTCAAAATCATTGATAATCTCTCTCCGAAAAAGGTCTCCCCATGCATCAAGGATGCCGCTTTTGTGTTAGAGTTCCCACATAACTGGGCAGATTTCACTGGAAGCATGGAAGGCGACAAGCTTGAAATACAGTTTTAA
- a CDS encoding type II secretion system F family protein, with translation MESILVFSGFCLIFFLVLAILSMKQPSLSQSRIMRSLGRSSVPTKNEENQKEKSKKDKSKQDKNKQEKSENSFFRRLIIAFSKNSKETDPKDTELIAAGLKGWSSAEWKALRFILGLCFAIAAAALSFILSFPILTKIEFPLFCFVIGNISPSFWLKSKIKQRKGEILRTLPDILDLVMVSVEAGLGFDAAMMKVVEKQKGILAEEFNLVLQEIKIGKPRREALRDMAKKNDVEDLSNVIASLVQADQLGISMGNVLRNQSAQIRLRRKQRVQEAAQKAPVKMMIPLVFFVFPSLFIVILGPAIINIMDILGK, from the coding sequence ATGGAGTCAATCTTGGTTTTCAGCGGTTTTTGCCTTATTTTCTTCTTAGTTCTGGCGATTCTGTCCATGAAACAGCCTTCTCTTTCCCAGAGCAGGATTATGCGTTCCCTTGGAAGATCTTCAGTGCCAACAAAAAATGAAGAAAATCAAAAAGAAAAATCCAAAAAAGACAAAAGCAAGCAAGATAAAAACAAGCAAGAAAAATCTGAGAACAGTTTTTTTCGCAGATTGATCATCGCCTTCTCAAAAAACAGCAAAGAAACAGACCCGAAAGACACGGAATTAATTGCTGCCGGATTAAAGGGCTGGTCATCAGCTGAATGGAAAGCGCTTAGGTTCATCCTTGGCCTATGCTTTGCAATAGCAGCTGCTGCTTTAAGCTTTATTTTAAGCTTTCCAATCCTAACAAAAATTGAATTTCCATTATTTTGTTTCGTTATTGGAAATATTTCTCCCAGTTTCTGGCTTAAATCAAAAATCAAACAACGTAAGGGTGAGATTCTTCGTACGCTTCCTGACATCCTCGATCTCGTTATGGTCAGTGTTGAAGCCGGACTTGGCTTTGATGCAGCCATGATGAAAGTCGTAGAAAAACAAAAAGGCATTCTTGCTGAAGAGTTTAACTTGGTTCTCCAGGAAATCAAAATTGGCAAACCGCGCCGGGAGGCTTTGAGAGACATGGCCAAAAAAAATGACGTAGAAGATTTAAGCAATGTCATTGCCTCTTTGGTTCAAGCTGACCAGCTCGGTATCTCTATGGGAAATGTCCTCAGGAATCAGTCCGCGCAAATCCGTCTGAGAAGAAAACAGCGCGTGCAGGAAGCCGCGCAAAAAGCCCCCGTTAAGATGATGATCCCGCTTGTTTTCTTTGTTTTTCCAAGCCTTTTCATTGTCATACTTGGTCCGGCAATCATCAATATCATGGATATTTTAGGTAAATAA
- a CDS encoding type II secretion system F family protein: MTKIIIVASIMGFILIYSLIMALKPKNESVEDKVKRLVAEKEDTPVKAKKAASWKEYLTSLSKYTPRKWGKQLDKDLYSGDIGLTGREFIVMQIFLFILAFLIALILLPLSAVFIILPLLSLIFPRLYISSAKNKKIKKFNNQLPDILLTLANSLKAGFSLFQAMEMAAQEMPDPLSSEIKITLKEMAYGESTENALLNLSQRVESKDLELMVTAILIQRQIGGNLAEILINIHDTIQERLQIQGEIKTLTAQGRLSGYIIGALPILIGLVITMMQPSFMMPLFQDPLGIVLLCCGAVLEIIGFIAIRKIVNIKF, encoded by the coding sequence ATGACAAAGATCATCATTGTGGCCTCGATTATGGGATTTATCCTGATATACTCCCTAATCATGGCCCTGAAACCAAAAAATGAAAGCGTCGAAGATAAAGTTAAGCGACTAGTTGCAGAAAAAGAAGATACCCCGGTTAAAGCCAAGAAGGCTGCTTCCTGGAAAGAGTATCTGACTTCCCTGTCCAAATATACACCTCGAAAATGGGGCAAACAACTTGATAAAGATCTTTACAGCGGTGACATTGGGTTAACTGGCAGAGAATTCATCGTGATGCAAATCTTCTTGTTCATTCTTGCTTTCCTTATCGCCTTAATTCTTCTGCCTTTGAGTGCTGTTTTTATTATTCTGCCACTGTTAAGTTTGATCTTTCCCAGGCTGTATATCAGCAGTGCTAAAAATAAAAAAATCAAGAAATTCAATAACCAGCTGCCGGATATACTTCTGACCCTTGCCAATTCCTTAAAAGCCGGTTTTAGTTTATTTCAGGCCATGGAAATGGCTGCCCAGGAAATGCCAGATCCACTCTCCTCCGAAATCAAAATTACCCTGAAAGAGATGGCCTATGGGGAGTCTACCGAAAATGCTTTGCTAAATCTCTCGCAGCGGGTTGAAAGCAAAGACCTGGAATTAATGGTAACTGCCATCCTGATTCAACGGCAAATTGGTGGTAATCTAGCCGAAATTTTAATTAATATTCACGATACAATTCAGGAACGTTTACAGATTCAAGGCGAGATCAAAACACTTACTGCTCAAGGTAGATTATCCGGATATATTATTGGTGCTTTGCCTATCTTAATTGGCCTGGTTATCACGATGATGCAGCCTTCATTTATGATGCCGCTGTTCCAGGATCCACTCGGAATTGTGTTATTATGTTGTGGAGCTGTTCTGGAAATCATCGGTTTTATCGCCATCAGAAAGATTGTTAATATTAAATTCTAG
- a CDS encoding CpaF family protein, whose protein sequence is MSLLSRLEQERGKERERTGSEKQSLIEIRQAFTPSPSTQPVDPWRELKSIIHKETIKNIQLNDVDPQEVEPIVQKVIDQYVETNGALLPRNERQRIVQEVVDEILGFGPISPLLNDDSISEIMVNGPSQVYVERHGIVELSNVTFNDDQHVQHIIEKIVAPIGRRIDESQPMVDARLPDGSRVNAIIPPLALKGPTITIRKFSRDPYRVEDLINFGTLTRDMALVLEACVKARLNIVVSGGTGSGKTTTLNVLSSFIPDHERIITIEDAAELQLDQSHLVTLETRPPNIEGKGAITIRDLVRNTLRMRPDRIIVGEVRGGEALDMLQAMNTGHDGSLTTGHANTPRDMLSRLETMVLMAGMDLPIRAIREQISSAINLIVQQSRLRDGTRKITHITEVLGMEGDTIVTQDIYKFEQKGVDSNVHVLGGFKATGVRPRFMDTLAATGQILPDNIFVS, encoded by the coding sequence ATGTCGCTGCTTAGCCGTTTAGAACAGGAAAGAGGAAAAGAACGCGAAAGAACCGGATCAGAGAAACAGAGCCTGATTGAAATCAGACAAGCCTTTACCCCTTCTCCTTCCACTCAGCCCGTTGATCCCTGGAGGGAACTCAAAAGTATTATCCATAAGGAAACCATCAAAAATATCCAACTCAATGATGTTGATCCTCAAGAAGTCGAGCCGATCGTTCAAAAGGTCATAGACCAGTATGTTGAAACCAACGGTGCCCTTCTGCCCCGTAATGAGAGACAAAGAATCGTCCAGGAAGTGGTTGATGAAATCCTCGGTTTTGGTCCCATTTCCCCACTGCTAAACGATGACAGTATTTCGGAAATTATGGTCAACGGACCTAGCCAGGTCTATGTCGAGCGTCACGGTATTGTTGAATTATCCAATGTAACCTTTAATGATGACCAACACGTCCAGCATATCATTGAAAAAATTGTCGCGCCGATCGGTCGCAGAATTGACGAAAGTCAGCCAATGGTAGACGCCCGTCTGCCAGACGGTTCCAGGGTAAATGCAATTATCCCGCCTTTGGCTCTTAAAGGTCCTACCATTACGATTCGGAAATTTTCACGTGACCCCTACCGTGTCGAAGACCTGATTAATTTTGGCACGCTAACCCGTGATATGGCGCTTGTCCTCGAAGCCTGTGTTAAAGCCAGACTGAATATTGTCGTCTCTGGTGGTACCGGCTCCGGTAAAACCACGACATTAAACGTTCTATCTTCCTTTATTCCAGATCATGAAAGGATTATTACCATCGAAGATGCTGCTGAACTGCAGCTTGATCAAAGCCACTTGGTAACGCTTGAAACCCGGCCGCCAAACATAGAAGGAAAAGGTGCTATCACCATTCGTGACTTGGTTAGAAACACGCTGCGTATGAGGCCTGACCGGATCATCGTCGGTGAAGTCCGCGGCGGAGAAGCCTTGGATATGTTGCAGGCGATGAATACTGGACACGATGGTTCCCTGACCACAGGTCATGCTAACACCCCGAGGGACATGCTCTCCCGTCTTGAAACAATGGTCCTGATGGCCGGCATGGATCTTCCAATCCGGGCTATTCGTGAGCAGATCTCGAGTGCAATCAATTTAATTGTTCAGCAAAGCCGTCTCAGGGACGGTACCCGCAAGATTACCCATATAACGGAGGTTCTTGGTATGGAAGGAGACACCATCGTCACCCAGGATATCTACAAATTTGAACAAAAGGGTGTTGATTCCAATGTCCATGTCCTCGGTGGCTTTAAGGCTACTGGTGTCCGCCCCCGCTTTATGGATACGCTGGCTGCCACAGGCCAAATCCTGCCGGACAATATTTTTGTTAGTTGA
- a CDS encoding response regulator — protein MQGIRILIVDDIRNTRENIRRILALDSGFEVIGEAGCGSEAIRLAELLKPEIILMDISMPDIDGIKTTELLSFRVPNTSIIMMSVENDPDHMTKAMMAGAKSYIVKPFTGKELTSTILNVYHKESRKREMINSPLSPDSAVKTSDTAAKVISIFSAKGGVGKTTTAVNLGVELAKSSKVLLLDLSLQFGDIASFLNLVPKRTITDLVQAGSIKEEDIRLHTLSHSSGLEILAATNRPEYAEKVTMEHIGQILEEVKIHYDFVILDNTSRFDDISLAGLEAANEIWVVAGMDIPSIKNTKLALEIMHTLDYSPKIKLILNKFEKKIGISMKDIESSLGLNVTYLIPYEEQLTSVLNKGVPFVEALARSAPALEIKKMVSTLGVNSEITKKGQDSKETSRLSFLRFGG, from the coding sequence ATGCAAGGTATACGGATTCTAATTGTTGATGATATCAGAAATACCCGAGAAAACATTCGCCGAATCCTTGCTCTTGATTCCGGCTTTGAAGTCATTGGCGAAGCGGGCTGTGGTTCAGAAGCAATCCGTCTGGCAGAATTGTTGAAACCGGAAATTATTTTAATGGATATCAGCATGCCCGACATTGACGGGATAAAAACAACAGAACTACTTTCTTTCCGCGTTCCAAATACCTCCATTATTATGATGTCCGTTGAAAACGACCCCGACCATATGACCAAAGCCATGATGGCCGGAGCCAAATCTTATATCGTCAAACCGTTTACCGGCAAAGAACTTACCAGTACGATCCTGAATGTATATCACAAGGAAAGCCGCAAAAGAGAAATGATCAATTCCCCTCTGTCCCCCGATTCCGCTGTGAAAACATCCGACACTGCAGCAAAAGTAATCAGTATTTTCAGCGCCAAGGGAGGGGTAGGCAAAACGACGACCGCTGTGAACCTCGGTGTTGAATTGGCGAAGTCATCCAAAGTCCTTTTATTGGACTTGAGCCTGCAATTTGGAGACATCGCCTCCTTCTTAAATCTTGTTCCGAAAAGGACAATTACCGATCTGGTTCAGGCCGGTTCGATCAAAGAAGAAGATATCCGGCTTCATACCCTGAGCCATTCTTCCGGACTGGAGATCCTGGCGGCTACGAATCGCCCCGAATATGCAGAAAAAGTAACCATGGAACATATTGGGCAAATCCTGGAGGAGGTAAAAATCCATTATGATTTTGTTATTCTTGACAATACCAGCCGTTTTGATGATATCAGCCTTGCCGGCTTAGAGGCCGCAAACGAGATCTGGGTTGTGGCCGGCATGGATATTCCATCAATCAAAAATACCAAGCTGGCGCTGGAAATCATGCACACGCTTGATTATTCCCCAAAAATCAAGTTGATTCTAAATAAATTTGAAAAGAAAATCGGCATCAGCATGAAGGATATTGAAAGCAGCCTCGGCCTGAATGTAACCTATCTTATTCCTTATGAAGAACAGCTCACATCGGTGCTTAATAAAGGTGTACCGTTTGTTGAGGCTTTAGCCCGTTCGGCTCCCGCTCTGGAAATTAAAAAAATGGTAAGTACGCTAGGTGTTAATTCGGAAATAACTAAAAAAGGACAGGACAGCAAAGAAACTAGCCGTCTTTCCTTTTTAAGATTTGGAGGTTGA
- the cpaB gene encoding Flp pilus assembly protein CpaB, translating into MKRKFYVFMAIISGLIFSLAVFFYLNYGSGASSQELKPLVVAAADISSRSILKADQLQIKQIPLSSYPQGGASTVKELTGRVLLVDVSQGDVLLSPMLGDPYQTGSSSGASADSFSLTVPSGKRAVAIPVDLVGSVSYKVKPGDHVDVLITMDIKDSQGNQRTITSLAAQDVLVLNTGDTILKEGETAENPGSYVLAMSVSQSMAVTLGSEKGSIRLLLRNPANKETYTEAPIDPNVYTNADYFGHYK; encoded by the coding sequence GTGAAAAGAAAATTCTATGTTTTTATGGCGATTATCTCAGGACTGATTTTTAGCTTGGCTGTCTTTTTCTACCTGAACTATGGTTCGGGAGCATCAAGTCAAGAATTGAAACCACTGGTTGTTGCAGCAGCGGATATTTCCTCCCGAAGTATCCTAAAGGCTGATCAACTCCAAATCAAACAAATTCCGCTTTCAAGCTATCCTCAGGGAGGCGCCTCTACCGTGAAAGAATTAACTGGCCGGGTGCTCCTGGTTGATGTCAGTCAGGGTGATGTACTGCTGAGTCCGATGCTTGGAGATCCGTACCAAACCGGCAGCAGTTCAGGTGCCTCAGCCGACAGCTTTTCACTGACTGTTCCTTCAGGTAAAAGAGCCGTTGCTATTCCTGTCGATCTGGTTGGCAGTGTCAGCTATAAGGTAAAGCCCGGTGATCATGTGGATGTCCTGATTACCATGGATATTAAGGACAGCCAGGGAAATCAAAGAACAATTACTTCTTTAGCTGCCCAGGATGTTTTGGTCTTAAACACGGGTGACACCATTCTCAAAGAAGGAGAAACTGCCGAAAATCCCGGCTCTTATGTCCTTGCTATGAGCGTCTCCCAGTCTATGGCCGTAACACTGGGCAGTGAAAAAGGTTCCATCCGCTTACTGCTGAGAAACCCCGCCAATAAAGAAACTTACACCGAAGCACCCATCGATCCCAATGTCTATACAAACGCCGATTACTTCGGTCATTATAAATAA
- a CDS encoding pilus assembly protein TadG-related protein, whose product MKNHPLKNEKGSIAILTAVLLVVLLGFGALCTDMAVLYVEKAKLQNAVDAAALAGAQELPDSPQDAYLTAAEYAANNNVSLPSISISNHNREIEVSASEEHSMFLAKVLGITKGKVGARSKAGVYPVRSIAGAAPLSVTIQDFVYGQEYTLKNAPPEGQTGWYGPVRLDGSGASTYEDALSYGNNTPLSVGQTLQIETGNMSGPTRKGLDTRLASDTRVPGNTFTDHDSNAPEIVFIPIVQVLTRSGESIQEVKILGFAAFFIENVTHNGNDCFITGRFLKTCSTLGKETSSIIDDGNNPVQDYGLYSIKLLMN is encoded by the coding sequence ATGAAGAATCATCCACTCAAAAATGAAAAAGGCAGTATTGCCATTCTTACGGCAGTACTTTTAGTCGTTCTTCTGGGCTTTGGTGCCCTATGTACAGATATGGCCGTTCTCTACGTGGAAAAAGCAAAGTTACAGAATGCGGTAGATGCAGCAGCGTTAGCAGGTGCTCAAGAATTACCGGACAGTCCGCAGGACGCTTATCTAACCGCTGCAGAATATGCGGCCAATAATAATGTCTCCCTCCCCTCAATTTCGATATCCAATCATAACCGGGAAATTGAGGTATCTGCTTCTGAAGAACATTCTATGTTTTTGGCCAAAGTACTTGGCATTACCAAAGGAAAAGTCGGTGCACGTTCCAAGGCAGGTGTTTACCCTGTCCGCAGTATCGCCGGAGCCGCTCCTTTAAGTGTTACGATACAGGACTTTGTCTATGGCCAGGAATATACGTTGAAGAATGCGCCACCGGAAGGTCAAACCGGCTGGTACGGACCTGTTAGACTAGATGGATCCGGTGCAAGTACGTATGAGGATGCACTCTCCTACGGAAATAATACCCCGCTATCTGTGGGTCAGACCCTGCAGATAGAAACCGGTAATATGAGCGGTCCGACACGAAAAGGTCTTGATACCCGGCTTGCTTCCGATACTCGTGTCCCTGGGAATACTTTTACTGATCATGACAGTAATGCTCCCGAGATTGTCTTTATTCCAATCGTACAAGTCCTCACTCGATCAGGTGAATCCATCCAGGAAGTTAAAATTTTAGGATTTGCCGCTTTTTTCATTGAAAATGTAACTCACAATGGCAATGACTGTTTTATCACCGGGCGTTTTTTAAAGACCTGTTCCACGCTCGGCAAAGAAACAAGTTCAATTATTGATGACGGAAATAACCCCGTACAGGATTACGGCTTATATTCTATAAAACTGCTAATGAATTGA
- a CDS encoding TadE/TadG family type IV pilus assembly protein: protein MLKKLIKSSNGQSLVEFALVLPIFLLLVFGVVEFGRLGYSYVTLNNAVRSGARTASLSGLDSTIKASVADSAPLLDRNLLTIQITPIESSRHSGSNVTVSASYPVSLTTPVLNHIVPNPVVIHASLSMRIE, encoded by the coding sequence ATGCTAAAAAAATTAATAAAATCCTCCAATGGCCAGTCTCTTGTCGAATTTGCTCTGGTCCTGCCCATCTTTCTGCTTCTAGTCTTTGGCGTAGTTGAGTTCGGGCGGCTCGGCTATTCCTATGTGACCCTCAATAACGCCGTCCGAAGCGGTGCGCGGACAGCCAGCCTGAGCGGACTGGACAGTACAATTAAGGCTTCAGTAGCTGATTCCGCCCCCTTATTAGACCGCAACCTGCTGACCATTCAGATCACTCCAATTGAGTCTAGCAGACACTCCGGCTCAAATGTTACGGTATCAGCCTCTTATCCTGTGTCTCTTACGACTCCGGTATTAAATCATATTGTTCCGAATCCGGTTGTGATCCATGCGAGCCTGTCCATGCGCATTGAATAG
- a CDS encoding Flp family type IVb pilin, which yields MMLYLVQFLQRFQKDEKGQALTEYGLIIALIAIVVIAAVGVIGTNLNGIMESIGAALKPPA from the coding sequence ATGATGTTATACCTCGTTCAGTTCCTTCAAAGATTCCAAAAAGATGAAAAGGGTCAAGCACTTACAGAGTACGGTCTTATAATCGCTTTAATTGCAATCGTAGTCATTGCTGCAGTCGGAGTTATCGGCACAAACTTGAATGGTATTATGGAGTCAATTGGCGCTGCTCTCAAGCCACCAGCATGA